From Paenarthrobacter sp. A20:
TGACGCGGATTTCAAGTCAAACGCTACTCGGTGGTAATATTCGCTGTCTGACAGCAGGACAGGACGATTTCTAGACAAAGAAGGGCCCCGATTCCATGGAACCAGGGCCCTGTCCCACACCTGGGAAAGTCTTTGCCGTAGCGGCTACTGCCGCTCGGCCAAAGTTGCCAATTGTCCTGTCACCAAGCTCCAGCCCTCCTGCAAGCCAAGCTGCTCATGCTGTGCGCGCGACTCCGGATCCCCGTGACGCGCCACGATCCGGTACAAGGTTCCCTCTGTGTGGTCTGTGAAGGTGACCTCTCCCGTGACCGCGACGGGCATGGGTCGGACGGGCCTAAGGCTGCTGTCTACGGCATTGGTAAACACCAGTCGCTCCCCCTGATCAACAACGAGGAAAGCTGCGTCCATGTGTGGAACGAACGCAGAACCGTCCTCGCTCATGGAAGTTACGAAGCCCCCGCCAGCATGCGGTGCGAACGACTCCAACCTGCACGTGTAAGGCTCGGGAATCCACCACTGCTCGAAAAGTTCAGGCGTTGTCCAAGCGCTCCAAACGGTGGCCCGCGACGCACGAATGACCCTCTCGATAACGAGGTCAAGATCACGATTCATGGTTCTCCTTGAAGTTGCTGGTACTGGAGGCCGCTACGTCCTGACCTATTATGCTGGGCGGATGTCTACTGATGAAGAAAAGGATCCGCCCATCCCGGCTGATGTTGAGGGCAAGATCCCCAAAAAGACGCACGACAATCCAGACACCGAACAAGAAAAAGACGGCATCGAACCCGCCGACTCCTAACGGACTCCACGCGGGGCACAGCTGTAGGCCCTCAAACAGCGAAGGCCGCAGGCAATGAAGTCTTGAACTTCATCGCCTGCGGCCTACTGCGCTACAGGTCTCTTTACTCGCTGAACCAGGTCACACGTTGAAGCGGAACTCCACCACATCGCCGTCGGCCATCACGTACTCTTTGCCTTCGATGCGGACCTTGCCGCGGGACTTGGCCTCAGCCATGGAACCGGCGTCAATGAGGTCTTCGAAGGAGACAACCTCAGCCTTGATGAAGCCGCGCTGGAAGTCGGAGTGGATCACGCCGGCGGCCTGCGGTGCGGTGTCACCCTGGCGGATGGTCCACGCACGCGTTTCCTTGGGACCGGCCGTGAGGTAGGTCTGCAGGCCAAGGGTGTGGAAACCAACGCGGGCCAACTGGTCCAGGCCGGATTCGCTCTGGCCGTTCATTTCCAGCATCTCGCGGGCTTCTTCCTCGTCCAGTTCAACGAGGTCTGATTCCAGCTTTGCGTCAAGGAAAATGGCGTCAGCAGGGGCAACCAGAGCCCGCAGTTCGTCCTGCTTCGCCGGGTCTCCAAGAATGCCCTCGTCCGCATTGAAGACGTAGATGAAGGGTTTGGCGGTCAGGAGTCCGAGTTCCTTGAGGTGTCCCATCTCCAGCTTGTCGCTCTTGATCGACGAGAAGATCGTGTCACCGCGTTCCAGGACCGCTTGGGCGGCCTTGATGGCTGCAAGCTCGGCAGCTTCGCGCTTCTTGATCTTGACTTCTTTTTCGATACGCGGGATGGCGTTTTCGATGGTCTGAAGATCGGCCAGGATCAGTTCGGTGTTGATGGTCTCCATGTCGGAGCCCGGGTCAACCTTGCCATCCACATGGATCACATCGGGGTCATCGAACACGCGGACGACCTGTGCGATGGCCTCTGCTTCGCGGATGTTGGCGAGGAACTTATTGCCGAGCCCTTCGCCCTCCGAGGCGCCCTTCACGATCCCGGCGATGTCCACAAAGGACACCGGAGCCGGCAGCAACTTCTGCGAACCGAAGATTTCGGCCAGCTTCGCCAGACGCGGATCCGGCAGGTTGACCACACCGACGTTCGGCTCGATCGTCGCGAACGGATAGTTCGCGGCGAGCACCTGATTACGGGTCAGTGCGTTGAAAAGAGTTGATTTGCCGACGTTGGGCAGTCCGACGATGCCAATAGTAAGAGCCACGAGCATTGATTCTACCCGGTGTGACCACGTCCAGGGTTGTCACCACCCGCAAACGGCGCCCACGCGTGCAGCCTTGCTAAAACTGTCGTACCCCTGTGACAGGGTTGCCTCATGGATGGATTTGGATTGGTTTTGGCCCTGCTCATGCTCCTGATCGGCGCCGCCGTGGGTCTGGGGGCTGGCTATGTCGTCTTTCGGCGCCGGGGTGCTGGCCTGGAGGAAGATTTCGACGCCGTTTCGTCGCGCCTCTCGGAGGTGACCGCGCAGCTGGCAGCGGCCGACGCCGAACGCCGGCTTTTGTTCACCCAGAACCGGGAGTTGACTGCTTCGAGGAACGGGGATGGCAGCGTCCTGCGTGCGCTCGCTCCTGTGGCTGAGAAATTGACGGCAGTCCAGCAGCAGGTTTCCCTTCTGGAACGCGATCGGGTGGAACAGTACGGACAGCTTGCGCAGCAACTGCAGGACGCCCGTCTGTCAGATGAACAACTCCTGCGGTCGACGCACGCCCTGGCATCCGCCCTTCGCTCCAACAGCGCTCGTGGGCAGTGGGGCGAAGTTCAGCTCCGCCGGGTAGTGGAAGCCTCGGGAATGCTGCGGCACGTGGACTTCCATGAGCAGGTTCATTCCGGCCGAACCGAGAACACGCTGCGCCCTGACCTTGTGGTCCAGCTGCCCGGCGGCAAACAACTGGTAGTGGACGCCAAGGTACCACTGGGATCCTACCTCGCAGCCCAGGAACAGCTGCACGGCGACGGGTCCTTTGGTGAATCCGTAGCACCCGCCAGCAACCATGACTCAAAGACGTTGCTGGCGCACCACGCCAAAGCCCTGAAAGCCCATATCGATGCTTTGGCGGGCAAAAAGTACTGGGACATCCCGGGGAACTCACCCGAATTGGTGATCTGCTTCCTTCCGGCAGAATCCATCCTGGCGTCAGCCCTCGAGGCAGACCCGGCCCTGCTGGAATATGCCCTCTCCCGGAATGTCGTATTGGCGTCGCCTGGAACCTTGTTGGCCGTCCTCAAGTCGGTGGCGTTCACCTGGCGCCAGGATGTGCTCACGGACAGCGCCCACGAGCTGTTCGAGCTCGCCAAGCAGCTCTACGAGCGCATGGGGACACTGGGTGAAAATGTCGGCAAGCTGGGTAGCTCGCTGAAGACGTCCGTAGATCGTTACAACGCGATGGTAGGAACCCTTGAAGCCCGTGTCCTCCCGACGGCACGAAAGCTCAACACCATGGACGATGCCGGCCTTGCCGCGCCCATGTCAGTAGAGGCAGTCCCACGGGCCTTGGCAGCCCCTGAACTGCTGGCCGAGGACGCCGAAGAGTCTGCGGCTTAACGCACTGGCCCGCAGTGGGCCGCTTCCCCGGAGGGCAGCGACCACTGCGGGCCAGATTCTTTTTGTCTGTTGTGTGGCGAAGACGTTATGACGTCGAGCGGTTTCCCCGGCCGCCGAGCGCGCGTGTCACGTCGCCGGCTTTCTTCAGGGTGGCCCGCAGCTCCTTGGGAAGGGAGAACAGGAGGTCTTCTTCGGCAGTCACCACTTCCTGCACGTCGCCGTAGCCGTAGTCGGCCAACAGGCGCAGCACATCTTTGACGAGCACTTCCGGAACAGAGGCCCCGGACGTCACACCAACGGTGGCCACTCCTTCGAACCATGCTTCGTCCACTTCATTGGCAAAGTCGACTCGATATGAGCTCTTGGCGCCATATTCGAGGGCAACTTCAACCAGTCGGACCGAGTTGGAAGAGTTGGCTGAACCCACAACGATGACAAGGTCAGCTTGGGGGGCAATCTTTTTGATGGCCACCTGCCGATTGGTGGTGGCGTAGCAAATGTCGTCGCTGGGCGGATCCTGCAGGGTCGGGAACCGATCCTTCAGGAGGCGGACAGTCTCCATTGTTTCGTCCACACTCAGCGTCGTCTGTGACAGCCAGATGGTCTTCTCGGGATCCCGGACCGTGACCTTGTCTACCTCGTGCGGACCGTTGATGATCTGGATGTGCTCCGGGGCCTCACCGGCTGTTCCTTCGACTTCCTCATGACCCTCGTGGCCGATGAGCAGGATGTCGTAGTCTTCCTTGGCGAAGCGGACAGCTTCTTTGTGGACTTTCGTCACCAAAGGGCAAGTGGCGTCGATGGTGCGGAGACCTCGGTCCTCTGCGGACTGGACCACGGCAGGGGAAACTCCGTGCGCAGAGAAGATGACAAGAGCGCCCTCGGGGACCTCGTCTGTTTCCTCGACGAAGATGGCTCCTTGTTCTTCCAGGGAGCTGACCACATGGACGTTGTGGACGATCTGTTTGCGGACGTAAACCGGGGGCCCATAGTGCTCAAGGGCTTTTTCGACGGCGATGACGGCCCTGTCCACTCCAGCGCAGTACCCGCGCGGGGCGGCCAGCAGAACCTTCTTGGGACCCGTGACGGGGGCCGCTGCCTGTACCTCTTCGGGAGAACGCCGTCTGCGCGGCACCGTGGGCATAGGAATGGAAACTGCTGTGCTGGTCATCCCTCCATGCTACCGGCCCGGTCTTTAGCTCCGGGCCGAACGTGACCCTCGTCGCCCTGACACCGCGGAAGCTATGACGCCAACCACCAAGACAGCCCCGGATGTGACTGCTGCGATCAGGACCCACTGGCCAAAACCTGTCCGCGCCGCAGTGAGGAACTCCTGCTTGAACAGTTCTGCCACACCATTGGCGCTGGCAAGGTTTCCGATCATCCCGCCAGCCAGATCCGCCCCTGCCGTCCATAGTGCCGCAAGTGCGAGTCCGCCGAGCCCCAGGAACACCAGGACCAGCGAGCGTCGGCGGGCGGCGACGAAGGCCAGGAGTGCCGCCACTAAGGCGCCGGCAGCGGCTACCCACCACAGGGGTGCGAAGGCAGAAACGCGCTCAACGAGTTGCCGGTGCGAAGGCTCCCCCAAAGAGACAAGGCTCTCAGCGGGAACATCAAGCCTGATCCGCGTAGCCTCGGCAAAATGATCGCGAATCAGCCTCACCAGTGGCCCTATATCCAGGACCAGGGCCGTGGAAGAAGCCGATTCCTCCGCTTGCGTGGCTGCTCCGAAGTTCAGCCTGTGGCTGTTCCGAACCGTTTCCTCCCAGGCTTGGGGGTAGTCGCTCCACGATTGCATGCCCGTGGCCGCATTCCGGAGCGCATCGGCCGCCAGGGACTGGATCGGCCCGGGAAGGTCCACCGAGGATTCGAAGGTGCCTACGGCGGCGGTTGCAAGGCGGCTCTGGAAGTCGGGATCGTTGCCCAACGCTCCCGCGATGCGAACGAAGCCCTCTTCCTTGACGATGTTCTGGTCTACCCACGCTGCTGGCACGGCGACGGCCGTCAGCAGAACGGCGAGGACCACTCCCAATGCTGAAACAAAAGTACGCAAGGTCATCCTCGGGGCTCGGGGGCTGTGCCACCATCCTAGGTCTGTCCACATGATAGGAAAAATGTCGGGGCCCGGCACTAAAGCTATGGATAGAGTTGGAAAGCGGCCGGCACCCAAGGCCGCATCCCTGAGCGAGGACAAAACCATGCTGCAACAATCACGGACACCGGAACAGGCACGGACCGCCAATGTCCGCTGAAGCGACGCCCGAATCCACCTTGCCGGGGACAGCTGCCGAAACCAGCCCTGATAATCCCTGGCCGCTGCAACTCCTGTCCAGGAAGCTCAAGGCGCACATCGAACGGGCGCCTGCGGCATGGATCGAGGGACAGGTCATTGAGCTGAACCGTCGGGGTGGAAACGCATTCCTGACGCTGCGTGACGTTGACGCCGAGATTTCCCTGCCGGCATCCGTGTGGTCCACGGTGCTGGACCGCCAAAAGGTTCCCTTGGAACGCGGGTCCCGCGTGGTCGCCTTGGTCAAGGCGGACTTCTGGGTCAAAACAGGTCGGCTGAACATGTCAGTGAAGGACATCCGTCCAGTTGGCCTGGGTGACCTGCTGGCGCGGATCGAACGGCTGAGGCAGGCGTTGGCTGCCGAGGGACTCTTCGCTGATTCCCGGAAACGCAAGTTGCCTCTCCTCCCCCACCGCATCGGACTCATCACCGGCCGGGACTCGGACGCCAAGAAGGATGTCCTGCGCAATGCAGCCTTGCGTTGGCCGGCAGTTGAGTTCGACGTCCGCGAAGTTGCCGTCCAAGGCAACACCGCTGTTTCCCAGATCATCGCAGCGCTGAAGAAGCTGGATGCGGATCCCCATGTGGATGTCATTGTCATCGCCCGAGGTGGCGGGGCGCTGGAAGATCTCCTCCCCTTCAGCAACGAGGACCTCATCCGCGCTGTTTCAGCGGCAACAACGCCAATTGTCAGCGCTATCGGCCATGAGGCTGACCGTCCCATCCTGGACGACGTCGCGGACCTCCGCGCTTCCACCCCCACCGATGCCGCCAAACGGATCGTTCCTGATGTCGCAGAAGAATTGGCCATGGTGCGCCAGGCCCGCGATCACCTCCGCCGCAGCGTTGGCCGGATGGTGGACAGGGAGACAGACCGGCTCCATGCCTTAAGGTCCCGACCGGTTTTGGCTACCCCGGCTTCGATGGTCGACGCCCGCGCAGACGACATCCACCGGCTGCAACGGCGTTCCCATTCAGCTGTGAGCACTGCGGTCGTCCGCGCCCTGGATCAGGTGCAACACCTGAGGGCACAAGTGCGGGCATTGTCTCCGCAGAAAACACTGGACCGCGGTTATGCCGTGGTCCAAATCGTCGGCGAGGACCAAGCAGGGCACACGGTGGTCAGCAGCCCTGAAGAGGCGCCAGAGGGCACCGCACTTGCCATCCGCGTAGCTGACGGTCGATTCCGCGCAGTATCCAGCGGCCAAGGACAAGTCGCCGAACGCTGACACGGCAGAACCCAACGTCACTCCCAACCACAAAGGACATCATGACTGAAAACACTCCAGCGGACCCTTCACCGGAGTCCCTCGACTCTCTGAGTTACGAAGAAGCCCGTGAGCAACTTGTCAGCGTAGTGGGCCGCTTGGAAGCGGGCGGTGCCACCTTGGAAGAGTCCTTGGCGCTCTGGGAACGGGGCGAAGCCTTGGCCAAGCGGTGTGAGGACTGGCTTGAGGGCGCACGCAAGCGCCTGGCGACCGCAAGAGATGCTGGCAACGACGCCGGGGCTGCCGCCAGCTCCGGCTAACAGCTGCGGGACGCTACCAGTCGCGGGAGCGAATGGCTTAGGACTCCATGACGAGGGCGCGCTCCTCGGCGACGTCGAAATTTGCCTTGGGCCAGTCCAGCTGCAGCCCCCCGAGGGCATCCAACAGCAGTTGCTGCACTGCGATGCGCGCGTACCACTTCTTGTTGGCAGGTACCACGTGCCACGGAGCAGTTTCCGTTGAGGTCTTCTCGAAGGCCACGCTATAGGCGTCCATATAGTCATCCCAGAAGGCCCGCTCGGCGAGGTCCGTCCGACTGTATTTCCAGTGCTTGGTGGGATCGTCAAGCCTGGCAATGAGTCGCCTCTTTTGCTCGTCCTTGCTGATATTGAGCATGACTTTGACCACGGTGGTTCCCTGCTCGGCAAGACGGGCTTCGAAGTCATTAATCGCGGCATACCGGCGCTCCAGCTCGGAAGCGTCGGCCCATTCGTGGACGCGATGAATCAGGACGTCCTCGTACTGTGAACGGTCAAAGACTCCCACCATTCCAGCAGCAGGGACTTGCTTCTCGATCCTCCACAGGAAGTCGTGCGACTTTTCCTCGTCAGTTGGGGCCTTGAACGCGGATACTTGAACGCCTTGCACATCCATGGCGCCCACTACGTGGCTGACAATGCCACCTTTCCCGGCGGTGTCCATGGCTTGGAGTATCAACAGGAGCCGTTTCCCGCTGCCCGCCCTGCCCTCGGCAAAGAGCTTTTCCTGCAGCTCCGCCAGCCGCGCATCCTGTGCCTCCAGCAGCGCTTTGCCATCCGTTTTCCCACCGGTGTAGCCGGGGGTGGATTCAGGATCAACGCCTGCCAGCGAAAACCCAGGCCCCACTCTCAGTACCTCGGCCGGACTTTTGGCGAACTCAACTGCTGCAGCCATTGACGTGCCCTTTCTGCCAGGCCGCGCCCCCGTGGCGCGGCCATGGACCTCAGGCTAATTGCCCGGGTACCTCGACAGGAAGTCCGCCATGCGGCCAATTGCCTCTTCGATGTCCTTCACGTTGGGCAATGTCACCATTCGGAAGTGGTCCGGGCGCACCCAGTTGAACGCCCTCCCGTGTGACACCAGGATTTTCTGTTCCTTCAACAGGTCAAGGACAAACTTCTCGTCGTCGCGGATGTGATAGACCTCGGGGTCCAGTTTGGGGAACAGGTACAGTGCTCCCCTGGCCTGCTGGGTGCTGACTCCGGGGATGGCATTCAACAGATCGTAGGCCTTGTTGCGTTGTTCAAGGAGCCTGCCGCCGGGCAGGATGAGGTCGTTGATGCTCTGGTAGCCACCAAGCGCCGTTTGGATGGCGTGCTGGGCAGGAACATTGGCACACAAACGCATGTTGGCCAGCAGGTTGATGCCTTCAAGGTAATCGGCGGCATCCTTCTTGGGCCCCGAGATGGCCATCCAGCCAGCGCGGTAGCCACAGACCCGGTAGGCCTTGGACAGGCCACTGAACGTCAGGCACAGGACATCGTCACCGGTGAGCCCGGCGAGGTTGATGTGAACAGCGTCCTCGTACAGGATTTTCTCGTAGATTTCATCGGCGAAAAGCACCAGGCCGTGTTTTTCGGCGAGGGCGACAATCTTCTTGAGCGTCTCTTCCGGGTACACCGCGCCCGTGGGATTGTTGGGGTTGATCACCACAATTCCCTTGGTCCGGGGCGTGATCTTGGCTTCCATGTCCTCAAGGTCAGGCTGCCAGCCGGAGTCTTCATCACAGAGGTAGTGCACTGGGCGCCCGCCGGCCAAGGCGACCGAAGCCGTCCACAGCGGATAGTCCGGTGTGGGAATCAGGACCTCGTCGCCATCTTCAAGGAGGGCCATGAGGGACATGGTGATGAGCTCGCTGACACCATTGCCAAGGTAAATGTCATCAACGTGGATGTTCTGGATGCCGCGGGTCTGGTAGTACTGCGACACGGCCGTCCGGGCAGAGAAAATACCGCGGGAATCGCTGTAACCCTGGGCATTTGGCAGGTGGCGGATCATGTCCACCAAGATGGCGTCAGGCGCTTCAAAACCAAAAGGGGCCGGGTTTCCGATGTTCAGTTTGAGGATCCGGTGACCCTCCGCCTCCATCTGCTGGGCGGCCTGAAGAATCGGTCCACGGATGTCGTAAAGGACATTATGAAGCTTGGTGGACTGCTTGAATTTCGCCATCCCTCAAATATGCCACACGGGTGATGGACTTTAGCTGAGACTTAACTCACATATACGACGACGGCGGTGACGGTCCCACGCGGGTCCGTCACCGCCGTCGTACGCGGTTTTAGTCAGGCGTTACTTGACGATGCCCTTGTCCTTCAGCCATGCGGCTGCTGCATCCTTGGGTGCCTGCTTCTGGTCGCCGCTGACCGCACGGTTCAGGTTGATCAGGTCATCGGTGGTCAGGATCTTGGAGACGTTGTTGAGCGCTTCCTTGGCCTTGTCCGTCATCTTGGCCTCCTTGACCAGCGGCAGGACCTGCTGGGCCTTGAAGTTGTTCTTCGGGTCTTCAAGGACCACGAGGTCGTTATCTGCGATGGAAGGCGTGGTGGTGTAGATGTCGGCCACCTGGACCTTGTCCTCCAGAAGGGCTTGGAGGGTCAGGTTGCCGCCGCCGTCGCTGAAGGGCTGGAGGCCCTTGAGCTCGCAACCATAGTTGGCCTTCAGCCCCGGGAAGCCGTAGGCACGCGTTTCAAACGTTGCCGGAGCCGCCATGGTGAAGTCCTTGCAGACCTTGGCCAAGTCCTCGATGGACTTGAGCTGGTACTTCTCAGCCGTGGCCTTGGTAACCACCATGGCGTCCTTGGACTCGGCCTTCGCCGGCTCCAGGACGGCGAGTCCCTCCGGAAGCTTGCCTGGGAGGGCCTTATAAACATCCTCCGCGGAAACTTCCTTTGCTTCGGTGTCCACAAAGGAGAGCAGGTTGCCGGAGTAGTCCGGGACGAGGTCGACGGAGCCATCCTGGACGGC
This genomic window contains:
- a CDS encoding SRPBCC domain-containing protein, encoding MNRDLDLVIERVIRASRATVWSAWTTPELFEQWWIPEPYTCRLESFAPHAGGGFVTSMSEDGSAFVPHMDAAFLVVDQGERLVFTNAVDSSLRPVRPMPVAVTGEVTFTDHTEGTLYRIVARHGDPESRAQHEQLGLQEGWSLVTGQLATLAERQ
- the ychF gene encoding redox-regulated ATPase YchF, translating into MALTIGIVGLPNVGKSTLFNALTRNQVLAANYPFATIEPNVGVVNLPDPRLAKLAEIFGSQKLLPAPVSFVDIAGIVKGASEGEGLGNKFLANIREAEAIAQVVRVFDDPDVIHVDGKVDPGSDMETINTELILADLQTIENAIPRIEKEVKIKKREAAELAAIKAAQAVLERGDTIFSSIKSDKLEMGHLKELGLLTAKPFIYVFNADEGILGDPAKQDELRALVAPADAIFLDAKLESDLVELDEEEAREMLEMNGQSESGLDQLARVGFHTLGLQTYLTAGPKETRAWTIRQGDTAPQAAGVIHSDFQRGFIKAEVVSFEDLIDAGSMAEAKSRGKVRIEGKEYVMADGDVVEFRFNV
- a CDS encoding DNA recombination protein RmuC, which translates into the protein MDGFGLVLALLMLLIGAAVGLGAGYVVFRRRGAGLEEDFDAVSSRLSEVTAQLAAADAERRLLFTQNRELTASRNGDGSVLRALAPVAEKLTAVQQQVSLLERDRVEQYGQLAQQLQDARLSDEQLLRSTHALASALRSNSARGQWGEVQLRRVVEASGMLRHVDFHEQVHSGRTENTLRPDLVVQLPGGKQLVVDAKVPLGSYLAAQEQLHGDGSFGESVAPASNHDSKTLLAHHAKALKAHIDALAGKKYWDIPGNSPELVICFLPAESILASALEADPALLEYALSRNVVLASPGTLLAVLKSVAFTWRQDVLTDSAHELFELAKQLYERMGTLGENVGKLGSSLKTSVDRYNAMVGTLEARVLPTARKLNTMDDAGLAAPMSVEAVPRALAAPELLAEDAEESAA
- a CDS encoding 4-hydroxy-3-methylbut-2-enyl diphosphate reductase, with product MTSTAVSIPMPTVPRRRRSPEEVQAAAPVTGPKKVLLAAPRGYCAGVDRAVIAVEKALEHYGPPVYVRKQIVHNVHVVSSLEEQGAIFVEETDEVPEGALVIFSAHGVSPAVVQSAEDRGLRTIDATCPLVTKVHKEAVRFAKEDYDILLIGHEGHEEVEGTAGEAPEHIQIINGPHEVDKVTVRDPEKTIWLSQTTLSVDETMETVRLLKDRFPTLQDPPSDDICYATTNRQVAIKKIAPQADLVIVVGSANSSNSVRLVEVALEYGAKSSYRVDFANEVDEAWFEGVATVGVTSGASVPEVLVKDVLRLLADYGYGDVQEVVTAEEDLLFSLPKELRATLKKAGDVTRALGGRGNRSTS
- the xseA gene encoding exodeoxyribonuclease VII large subunit — its product is MSAEATPESTLPGTAAETSPDNPWPLQLLSRKLKAHIERAPAAWIEGQVIELNRRGGNAFLTLRDVDAEISLPASVWSTVLDRQKVPLERGSRVVALVKADFWVKTGRLNMSVKDIRPVGLGDLLARIERLRQALAAEGLFADSRKRKLPLLPHRIGLITGRDSDAKKDVLRNAALRWPAVEFDVREVAVQGNTAVSQIIAALKKLDADPHVDVIVIARGGGALEDLLPFSNEDLIRAVSAATTPIVSAIGHEADRPILDDVADLRASTPTDAAKRIVPDVAEELAMVRQARDHLRRSVGRMVDRETDRLHALRSRPVLATPASMVDARADDIHRLQRRSHSAVSTAVVRALDQVQHLRAQVRALSPQKTLDRGYAVVQIVGEDQAGHTVVSSPEEAPEGTALAIRVADGRFRAVSSGQGQVAER
- a CDS encoding exodeoxyribonuclease VII small subunit: MTENTPADPSPESLDSLSYEEAREQLVSVVGRLEAGGATLEESLALWERGEALAKRCEDWLEGARKRLATARDAGNDAGAAASSG
- a CDS encoding polyphosphate kinase 2 family protein encodes the protein MAAAVEFAKSPAEVLRVGPGFSLAGVDPESTPGYTGGKTDGKALLEAQDARLAELQEKLFAEGRAGSGKRLLLILQAMDTAGKGGIVSHVVGAMDVQGVQVSAFKAPTDEEKSHDFLWRIEKQVPAAGMVGVFDRSQYEDVLIHRVHEWADASELERRYAAINDFEARLAEQGTTVVKVMLNISKDEQKRRLIARLDDPTKHWKYSRTDLAERAFWDDYMDAYSVAFEKTSTETAPWHVVPANKKWYARIAVQQLLLDALGGLQLDWPKANFDVAEERALVMES
- a CDS encoding pyridoxal phosphate-dependent aminotransferase; its protein translation is MAKFKQSTKLHNVLYDIRGPILQAAQQMEAEGHRILKLNIGNPAPFGFEAPDAILVDMIRHLPNAQGYSDSRGIFSARTAVSQYYQTRGIQNIHVDDIYLGNGVSELITMSLMALLEDGDEVLIPTPDYPLWTASVALAGGRPVHYLCDEDSGWQPDLEDMEAKITPRTKGIVVINPNNPTGAVYPEETLKKIVALAEKHGLVLFADEIYEKILYEDAVHINLAGLTGDDVLCLTFSGLSKAYRVCGYRAGWMAISGPKKDAADYLEGINLLANMRLCANVPAQHAIQTALGGYQSINDLILPGGRLLEQRNKAYDLLNAIPGVSTQQARGALYLFPKLDPEVYHIRDDEKFVLDLLKEQKILVSHGRAFNWVRPDHFRMVTLPNVKDIEEAIGRMADFLSRYPGN
- a CDS encoding ABC transporter substrate-binding protein, with amino-acid sequence MKNPVPMTLTRRGLGGLAAGLGVALALSACGGSPLATPSTSAPSGSAAGGSLVVGSADFPESQVIAEIYVGALNAAGLTATSKPNIGSREIYFKAVQDGSVDLVPDYSGNLLSFVDTEAKEVSAEDVYKALPGKLPEGLAVLEPAKAESKDAMVVTKATAEKYQLKSIEDLAKVCKDFTMAAPATFETRAYGFPGLKANYGCELKGLQPFSDGGGNLTLQALLEDKVQVADIYTTTPSIADNDLVVLEDPKNNFKAQQVLPLVKEAKMTDKAKEALNNVSKILTTDDLINLNRAVSGDQKQAPKDAAAAWLKDKGIVK